A region from the Apteryx mantelli isolate bAptMan1 chromosome 42, bAptMan1.hap1, whole genome shotgun sequence genome encodes:
- the LOC136995262 gene encoding cyclin-dependent kinase 16-like — MDRMKKIKRQLSMTLRGGRPGDRGLGEPRDEGPGSDTEGAADEGRMGSDGESDPASGTSSDEVASPVRVRLRPHPARKISSEDLNKRLSLPADIRLPEGCLERLTLHSPLFERPLSRRLRRVSLSEIGFGKLETYVKLDKLGEGTYATVYKGRSKLTENLVALKEIRLEHEEGAPCTAIREVSLLKDLKHANIVTLHDIIHTETSLTLVFEYLDKDLKQYLDDCGNVINMHNVKVAGRGHGGVKGHGGGPKTPGGAPRGTPNPSLPPRARSPAPLARGSRTRGCFFWGGGSPVGGGTRRGVGCIFYEMSTGRPLFPGSTVEEQLHFIFRLLGTPTEETWPGIQGNEEFRAHKYPLYRPEGLLRHAPRLDNDGADLLGKLLQFEGRRRISAAEAMRHPFFASLGPRVASLPDTTSIFALKEIQLQKETGLRSASLPDPGAAAFRVLDTEF; from the exons agGGGGCGGCGGACGAGGGCCGCATGGGCTCGGACGGCGAGAGCGACCCGGCGTCGGGGACGTCGTCGGACGAGGTGGCGTCGCCCGTGCGCGTCCGCCTGCGCCCGCACCCCGCCCGCAAGATCTCCTCCGAG GACCTGAACAAGCGCCTGTCGCTGCCGGCCGACATCCGCCTGCCCGAGGGCTGCCTGGAGCGGCTGACGCTGCACAGCCCCCTGTTCGAGCGGCCCCTGAGCCGCCGCCTGCGCCGCGTCTCCCTG tCCGAGATCGGCTTCGGCAAACTGGAGACCTACGTCAAACTGGACAAACTGGGCGAG ggCACCTACGCCACGGTGTACAAGGGCCGCAGCAAGCTCACGGAGAACCTCGTCGCCCTGAAGGAGATCCGCCTGGAGCACGAGGAGGGGGCGCCCTGCACCGCCATCCGCGAG GTGTCGCTGCTCAAGGACCTGAAACACGCCAACATCGTGACGCTGCACGACATCATCCACACCGAGACCTCGCTCACCCTCGTCTTCGAGTACCTG GACAAGGACCTCAAGCAGTACCTGGACGACTGCGGCAACGTCATCAACATGCACAACGTCAAGgtggcggggcgg GGACACGGGGGGGTAAAGGGACACGGGGGGGGTCCCAAaacgcccgggggggccccacgGGGGACCCCAAACCCTTCGTTACCCCCCCGAGCTCGGTCCCCGGCGcctctcgcacgagggtctcgcacgagggggtgttttttttgggggggggggtcccccgtggggggggggacgcgcaGGGGCGTGGGCTGCATCTTCTACGAGATGTCCACGGGGCGGCCGCTCTTCCCCGGCTCCACCGTCGAGGAGCAGCTGCACTTCATCTTCCGCCTCCTCG GGACGCCCACGGAGGAGACGTGGCCGGGCATCCAGGGCAACGAGGAGTTTCGGGCTCACAAATACCCCCTGTACCGCCCTGAGGGGCTGCTGCGCCACGCGCCCCg gctgGACAACGACGGCGCCGACCTGCTGGGGAAGCTGCTGCAG TTCGAGGGGCGGCGGCGCATCTCGGCGGCGGAGGCCATGCGCCACCCCTTCTTCGCCAGCCTGGGCCCCCGCGTCGCCTCCCTGCCCGACA CCACCTCCATCTTTGCCCTTAAGGAGATCCAGCTGCAGAAGGAGACGGGGCTGCGCTCGGCCTCGCTGCCCGACCccg gcGCCGCCGCATTTCGGGTGCTCGACACCGAATTTTAG